The Tenrec ecaudatus isolate mTenEca1 chromosome 14, mTenEca1.hap1, whole genome shotgun sequence genome contains a region encoding:
- the LOC142425946 gene encoding acyl-coenzyme A thioesterase 1-like, with translation MIAFVPAALRLSLTCWLRRSRPLQRKVVGPGAWMPTRMAATVTVEPAGHCCWDEPVRIAVRGLAPHQPVTLRASLRDEKGALFRAHARYRADGGGELDLERAPALGGSFAGLEPMGLIWALEPEKPMRRLLKLDVQTPFAVELEVLEGHEPEPRRVLGRAVHERHFLRPGVRREPVRAGRVRATLFLPPGSGPYPGIMDICGAGGGLQECRASLLAGKGFAVMALAYFNYDDLPKNIKSLHLEYFEEAMNYLLSHPEVKGPGIGLLGHSKGGELCMSMASFLKGITAATIINGSLVNVGGELHYKDETLPPVGVNSHRIKVVKEGLVDIIDILNSPTEGPDQKSVIPVERAECTFLFLVGLDDHNWKSEFYADEASKRLQAHGKEKPQIICYPGAGHLIEPPYFPFCPASLHNLVGSPVIWGGEPRAHAMAQVDAWKQLQTFFHKHLGG, from the exons ATGATAGCTTTCGTCCCCGCTGCCCTGCGCTTGTCTCTGACGTGCTGGCTGCGGAGGTCAAGGCCTCTACAGCGGAAGGTGGTTGGCCCGGGCGCTTGGATGCCAACCAGAATGGCGGCGACAGTGACCGTGGAGCCCGCGGGCCACTGCTGCTGGGACGAGCCGGTGCGCATCGCGGTGCGCGGCCTGGCCCCCCACCAGCCGGTCACGCTGCGCGCGTCCCTGCGCGACGAGAAGGGCGCGCTCTTCCGGGCCCACGCGCGCTACCGCGCGGACGGCGGCGGCGAGCTGGACCTGGAGCGCGCGCCCGCGCTGGGCGGCAGCTTCGCGGGGCTCGAGCCCATGGGCCTCATCTGGGCCCTGGAGCCCGAGAAGCCCATGCGGCGGCTTCTGAAGCTGGACGTGCAGACGCCCTTCGCGGTGGAGCTGGAGGTGCTCGAGGGCCACGAGCCCGAGCCGCGGCGCGTGCTGGGCCGGGCGGTGCACGAGCGCCACTTCCTGCGGCCCGGGGTGCGGAGGGAGCCGGTGCGCGCGGGCCGGGTGCGCGCCACGCTCTTCCTGCCGCCAG gatctgggCCCTATCCTGGGATCATGGACATTTGTGGAGCTGGAGGTGGCCTTCAGGAGTGCCGAGCTAGTCTGCTGGCTGGGAAGGGTTTTGCAGTGATGGCTCTGGCTTATTTTAACTACGACGACCTCCCGAAGAACATCAAGAGCCTGCACCTGGAGTACTTTGAAGAGGCCATGAACTACCTGCTCAGTCACCCTGAG GTGAAAGGTCCAGGAATTGGGCTGCTTGGACATTCGAAAGGGGGCGAACTCTGCATGTCTATGGCTTCGTTCTTGAAGGGCATCACAGCTGCCACCATCATCAACGGCTCTCTGGTCAATGTCGGGGGAGAGTTACACTACAAAGATGAGACcttgccccctgtgggtgtcaaCTCTCATCGGATCAAGGTGGTCAAAGAGGGCCTTGTAGACATCATAGATATCCTCAACAGCCCAACTGAAGGACCTGACCAGAAGAGCGTCATTCCCGTGGAAAGGGCTGAGTGTACCTTCCTGTTCCTTGTTGGTCTGGATGACCACAACTGGAAGAGTGAGTTCTATGCTGATGAGGCCTCTAAGCGCTTACAGGCCCATGGTAAGGAAAAGCCCCAGATCATCTGTTACCCAGGGGCTGGGCACCTTATTGAGCCTCCTTACTTCCCCTTTTGCCCAGCCTCCCTGCACAACTTGGTGGGCAGTCCTGTCATCTGGGGAGGGGAGCCCAGGGCTCATGCCATGGCCCAGGTGGATGCATGGAAGCAACTTCAGACTTTCTTCCACAAACACTTGGGTGGTTAA